Below is a genomic region from Leucobacter exalbidus.
CGAGTACGCACTTCTTCAGCTCGCGGCCAGCCTGCTCGGCAACGATGGCGCCAGCGCGCTCTGAACCGGTGAGTGAGATGCCCTGCACGCGCTCGTCGGCGATGATCGTGCTGACCTGGTCGTGCGTGGCGAACACGTTGACGTAGGCACCCTTGGGGAAGCCAGCGTCAAGGAACAGCTGCTCGAGGGCAAGAGCCGACTCGGGGCACTGTGCCGCGTGCTTCAGGATGATCGTGTTGCCCAAGATCAGGTTGGGCACTGCGAAGCGCGCAACCTGGTAGTAGGGGTAGTTCCAGGGCATGATGCCCAGGATCACGCCGGTGCCCTGGTGGCGAATGAACGACTTCAGGCCGTCCTCAACCTCGAGCACCTCATCGGCAAGCCACTTCTCGGCGTTGTCGGCGAAGGCCGCGGTGATCGCGCCTGAGAACTCAGCCTCGCCAGCAGCCTGGTCGAGGGGCTTGCCCATCTCGCGGTTGATGATTGCGCCGAGTTCGTCTTTGCGCTCGTCGAACAGCTCTGCTGCGCGCTTGGCGAGCGCGGCGCGCTCGGCAACGGTGGTCTTACGTGCCCACTCCTTGTACGCAGACTGCGCGGAGGCGAGTGAAGCTTCAATGTCGGCTGCGGTTGCGTCGGGGTACTCGGCAACGGTCTCGCCCGTGGCCGGGTTGATGACGGCGAACGTGCTCATCAGACTTACTCCTTAGTAATGTCGTGCGGGGTGATGACACTGCTTAGTCAATCACACCCACCTCAAAGGCACTAGCTCGCAGCGCCGCTTTTTCGCATGCCAACTACAACTGAGCTTCGTTTTCGGGCGCATTATTGATATATAACAACGAAATCCGCAAACTTTGCCGCAAACGGCTGAATGTCAACGTCAATGTCTGCGAGAATGACATTGGGCGGGACGCAATGATGCCGCTTCCCGCAGCTACGAAACTAATCGGCGACGCAGCCGGAAAAGAAGTACCAATGTCGAAACTTACTCTCCCCAACGCCACTGAGACGGGCCATATTCACGTCGGCAAGGGCCTGAACCAGGGCGCGCTGGGTGTGGTCGGGTCGACCGTGATCGGTCTCGCCTCGACCGCTCCGCTCTACTCGCTGGCCGCCACCCTGGGCTACGTCATCGTCGCCGTCGGTGCGCAGGCACCGCTCGTCTTCGTAATCGCGTGTATTCCGATGGTGTTCGCGGCGCTCGCCTACCAAGAGCTCAACCGCGCGATGCCCGACTGCGGCACCTCATTCGTGTGGGGTACCAAAGCCTTTGGCCCCGTCACCGGCTGGATCGCCGGGTGGGCGGTCGCCGTGGCCGGTGTGATGGTGCTTGCCAACGTCGGCGAGATCACTGGCAAATACTTCTGGCTGCTGATCGGCAACCAAGAGTTCGCTGACAACCGCGTGATCGTCATCATTACCTCGGTGCTCTTCATGGCACTGATGACCTTCGTGAGCACCGTGGGCGTGCAAATCGGTGAGCGCATGCAGATGATCCTGATGGTGATTCAGACGATCGCCATGGTCTTGTTCGGTGTGCTCGCCCTGATGCACGCCGCCGATGGCTCAAACGCCGGGTCAGTGGCCTTCGACTGGAACTGGTTCAACCCCGCCCAGCTCACCTCATGGTCGGGCTTCATGCAGGCCGTGCTGCTCGCCCTCTTTATCTACTGGGGCTGGGATAGCTGCCTCGCCCTGAACGAAGAGACCAAGAACCCGCGCAAGACCCCCGGTCACGCCGCCCTTTTGAGTATCGTCATCTTGGTGGTGCTGTACGTGGGCATCTCGGTCGCCGTGATGATGTTCGCCGGGTTTGGCGACACCGGCTTCGGTCTCACCAACGAGGCCAACCTCGACGACGTGTTCACCGTGCTCAGCGGCGCACTGTTTGGGCCGTGGGGCTGGTTCTTGATTCTCGGTGTGATGCTGTCGGCGGCATCGTCGACGCAGACCACGATTCTGCCGACCGCACGCGGCACCCTCTCAATGGCGGTCTACCGGGCCCTGCCCGCAAAGTTCGCTGAGCTGCACCCCCGCTTCAAGACGCCCTGGTTCTCCACCGTCGTGATGGGCATCGCCGCAATCGTGTACTACGTTGGCATGTCGATCCTGTCGGAAGATATGCTGGCCGACTCGCTCACCTCCATGGGCCTCGCGGTCGCGCTGTACTACGCCATCACCTCGTTTGCCTGCGTCTGGTTCTTCCGCGACACCCTGCGCGACAGCGCCCGCAACCTCTGGATGCGCGGCATTCTGCCGGGGCTTGGTGGTCTGATGCTCGGCTACGCCTTCGTGCAGTCGGCGATCGACATGATTAACGTTGACTACAGCTACACCGTGATCTTTGGGGTGGGCGGCGCATTCGTGATCGGCATCGGCGCGATCCTGCTCGGCTTTGTGCTGATGGGGATCTGGTGGCTGCGCCCCAACTCCAAGGTGTTCTTCCGTGGCGAAAGCCTCAACCGCGACACCGAGGTGTTGGTGCCCGATGCCTAAATCGGTCATCACCCAGGCCCTCGAGCCCGCGCACCTCGACGTGATCGTCGTGGGCGCGGGCGTCGCAGGGCTGACTGCCGCACGCGAGCTCACCCAGGCCGGCCACCGCGTGATCGTGTTCGAAGCACGCGACCGCATCGGCGGCCGCGTGCACACCGAACGCGAAGCGGGCCGGTGCACCGACGTGGGCGCCTCGTGGATTCACGGCATCGCCGACAGCTCAGTGCACGCGGCCACCAGGGCGTTCGGCATGCGCGAGATCGAATTCACGGTCGGGAGCTACCAGCCCGGTGGCCGCCCCATGGCCTACTTCGGGCCACGGGGCGAGCGGCTCGACCCCGCCCGAGTGGCCACCTTCGTCGCCGATATCGTTGCCCTCGAACCACTGCTGGCCGCTGAAATTGCGCACGCGGCCCGCGACGCCTCGTACGCCACGGCGGTCGAGGCCGCGGTGACAACGGCCGCTCGTGAAATGAACTGGGATCCGGATCGCGCCGAGCGCGTGCGCGAATACCACCGGCACCGCGCCGAAGAACAGGATGGCGCCTGGTGGGAGGATCTTGATGCGCACGGACTCGACAACGACCTGATCGATGGCGAGGAGGTGGTGTTTCCCGATGGGTATGACGCACTGCCACACGGTCTCGCGGCCGGCCTCGATATTCGGTTGTCGGCAGCGGTGCAGACGGTGGCGTGGGATGCCAGCGGCGTGACCGTCACCGTCGGCACCGAAACATTCCGAGCGGCGCATGCGATCGTGACGGTGCCGGTGGGCGTATTGCAATCGGGGCAGATTCGGTTTGATCCGGCGCTGCCAGCGGGAGTGGCCGACGCCCTTGCCGGGCTCACCATGAACGACTTCGAGAAGGTGTTCTTGCGGTTTCCGCACGCGTTTTGGGATGCCGATGTATACGCGATTAAACGACAGGGCAGCGCGGCCGACTGGTGGCACTCCTGGTACAACCTGACTTCGGTGGCGGGCACGCCCACGCTGCTCACCTTTGCGGCGGGCCCAGCAGCCCGGGCGACACGCGACTGGAGCGACGAGCACATCGTCGACGATGTGATGGGGGCGCTGCGCGAAATCTACGGCCCAGATATTCCGGCGCCAGTGTCAGCGCGCATCACCCGGTGGCGCGATGATGAGTGGGCACACGGTGCCTACGCGTACGCGCGGCTGGGCACCCCGCCCGAGGCACACACGCGGCTCGCCGATCCCATCGGCGGCGTGCTGCAGCTGGCGGGCGAGGCGACCTGGCAAGACGACCCCGCGACGGTTACGGCAGCGCTTGAGTCTGGTCGTCGGGCTGCGCAGCGCGTGCTCGATGGGACCTGCGCACCCGCACCGTAACCACGACCGCGAAAGCAATCACCGCAACCACCACGAGCCACGGCACCAGCACCCCCAACACCACGAGGGCACCTGCGGCCGCCGCGGCGAGTGACGAGACGCCGGTGACGAGCCCCTCCCAGAAGCTTCCCGGGCCACCCCCGGGAAGCACGCTGGGGGCGGTGATCGACACCCAGATCGTGGACTGCTGCACCTGATCCTTCAACGCAGCGAGTTGGGCGCGCAACCCATCAAGCTCCTGTTGCCGCTGCGTGAGCGCGCTTTCGGCCTCGAGCAGGTCACTCGTGGTGGTCGCATCAGCGATGAGTCGATTCAGGCGGGTCACCGAGGTTTCGAGCGCCTGCACGCGGGCTTCGATATCGACGTAGCTAGCGGTGACGTCTTGCGCTGAACGGCTCTCTGAGCGCACGGTGCCCGACTGTGAGATCGCAGCTATCGCGTCATCGATCGCGGCGGCGGGCACCCGCACCGCGAGGGTGGCGCTGGCCGGGGCGTCACCCGTGGCACGCTGCACCGTCAACGACTCAACCGAGCCGCCCAGCTGCTTCGCTACCTTACTAACCTCATCGGCGGCAGTGTCGGGGTGCTGAGACTCGAGCACGATCTCGGCCGTCGTAATGACGTGCTGCGCCGCGGCCGCAGGCTCCGCCACTTCGGGCGCCATCGCGCCAGCGGCCGAGGCATTCGGGGCTATGACGCCCGGCGGCATGCCATCGGGTGCCATCACTTCTGGTGCCATTGTCTCTGACGACCCGAGGCGCGCGTCCAGTGTCGCCTCAGTGTGCGAGCTTGAGGAGCTTGAAGCCCCGCCCGCGCAGCCTGCGAGCCCCACGAGGGCGAGCCCCGCGACAATCACCAGTGGTGCCAACCGAAATCTGTGCATGCTCACACCATAAAACGAACGCGACAGCGGTGGGTGAAACGGCCCCCAATCGTGATGCTGGAAAGCGGTAATGCGCGATGCCGTTACGGCAGCGGGATGGTGACGGTGCCAGTCTCAGCGGGAGGCTCGATGACCCGCCCGCGAAGATCCGGAATCCACCGCATCGTCGCGATCGCAAAGATCGTGCCGATCATAATCAATGCGGCCGACACGACTATGGCGCCCTCAGCGCCGTAGGAGTCGATAGCGACGCCGGCGAAGGCTGATCCGGCGGCCACACCCACGAGCTGGCCAGTGCCCACCCAGCCAAATGCTTCGGCGGTTTCTGAGAAGCGCACCGTGGCGCTCACGATATTTGAGATCGCGGCGAACGCGGGGGCGGTGCCGATGCCGCCGAGGAACAAGACGGTGCCCAGCCACCAAATATTGAGGCTGAACAGGCAGGCGATGGTGCCCGCGAGCAC
It encodes:
- a CDS encoding APC family permease; this encodes MSKLTLPNATETGHIHVGKGLNQGALGVVGSTVIGLASTAPLYSLAATLGYVIVAVGAQAPLVFVIACIPMVFAALAYQELNRAMPDCGTSFVWGTKAFGPVTGWIAGWAVAVAGVMVLANVGEITGKYFWLLIGNQEFADNRVIVIITSVLFMALMTFVSTVGVQIGERMQMILMVIQTIAMVLFGVLALMHAADGSNAGSVAFDWNWFNPAQLTSWSGFMQAVLLALFIYWGWDSCLALNEETKNPRKTPGHAALLSIVILVVLYVGISVAVMMFAGFGDTGFGLTNEANLDDVFTVLSGALFGPWGWFLILGVMLSAASSTQTTILPTARGTLSMAVYRALPAKFAELHPRFKTPWFSTVVMGIAAIVYYVGMSILSEDMLADSLTSMGLAVALYYAITSFACVWFFRDTLRDSARNLWMRGILPGLGGLMLGYAFVQSAIDMINVDYSYTVIFGVGGAFVIGIGAILLGFVLMGIWWLRPNSKVFFRGESLNRDTEVLVPDA
- a CDS encoding DUF4349 domain-containing protein produces the protein MHRFRLAPLVIVAGLALVGLAGCAGGASSSSSSHTEATLDARLGSSETMAPEVMAPDGMPPGVIAPNASAAGAMAPEVAEPAAAAQHVITTAEIVLESQHPDTAADEVSKVAKQLGGSVESLTVQRATGDAPASATLAVRVPAAAIDDAIAAISQSGTVRSESRSAQDVTASYVDIEARVQALETSVTRLNRLIADATTTSDLLEAESALTQRQQELDGLRAQLAALKDQVQQSTIWVSITAPSVLPGGGPGSFWEGLVTGVSSLAAAAAGALVVLGVLVPWLVVVAVIAFAVVVTVRVRRSHRARAAQPDDQTQALP
- a CDS encoding flavin monoamine oxidase family protein, whose translation is MPKSVITQALEPAHLDVIVVGAGVAGLTAARELTQAGHRVIVFEARDRIGGRVHTEREAGRCTDVGASWIHGIADSSVHAATRAFGMREIEFTVGSYQPGGRPMAYFGPRGERLDPARVATFVADIVALEPLLAAEIAHAARDASYATAVEAAVTTAAREMNWDPDRAERVREYHRHRAEEQDGAWWEDLDAHGLDNDLIDGEEVVFPDGYDALPHGLAAGLDIRLSAAVQTVAWDASGVTVTVGTETFRAAHAIVTVPVGVLQSGQIRFDPALPAGVADALAGLTMNDFEKVFLRFPHAFWDADVYAIKRQGSAADWWHSWYNLTSVAGTPTLLTFAAGPAARATRDWSDEHIVDDVMGALREIYGPDIPAPVSARITRWRDDEWAHGAYAYARLGTPPEAHTRLADPIGGVLQLAGEATWQDDPATVTAALESGRRAAQRVLDGTCAPAP
- a CDS encoding NAD-dependent succinate-semialdehyde dehydrogenase, whose translation is MSTFAVINPATGETVAEYPDATAADIEASLASAQSAYKEWARKTTVAERAALAKRAAELFDERKDELGAIINREMGKPLDQAAGEAEFSGAITAAFADNAEKWLADEVLEVEDGLKSFIRHQGTGVILGIMPWNYPYYQVARFAVPNLILGNTIILKHAAQCPESALALEQLFLDAGFPKGAYVNVFATHDQVSTIIADERVQGISLTGSERAGAIVAEQAGRELKKCVLELGGSDVFLVLDTADLDHAVEHAVGGRMENTGQACNGSKRIVVMDKYFDEFAEKFKAAIAGQSYEGGDFGPMSSAAATKNLAAQVQGAIDQGAEVLVGDNTPEGNLYTPSILTNITPAMDVYSQELFGPVAQLYKVSSDEEAIDLANSSPYGLGSVVICDDLERAEQIGNQLDVGMVFIGGAGLEGADVPFGGVKKSGYGRELGKGGMLEFANKKLFRFAG